The Luteolibacter rhizosphaerae region GACGGAGCTGGCGGCAACGCTGCAGACGGCGCGCTCGCTGAAGCCGGGGCGCGTGGTGGTGCTTTTCCAACCACACCGCTACACCCGCACGCAGGCGTTGGCTGATGACTTCGGGAAGGTGCTGCAAGCGGCGGATCATGTCTTCGTCACGGACGTCTATCCGGCGAGCGAGCCGCCAATCCCGGGGATCAGCGGCGATACAATCGTGCAGGCGGCGAAGAAGCTGGGCTGCGATCACGTGGTATCGCTGCCCAGCTTGGCGACGGCGCATCACACGGTGGGCAATTTCCTGGAGCCGGGTGACCTGCTGATCACGCTGGGTGCGGGCAACGTTCACGAGGCGGGCACGAAGATCGCACAGCATCTGAAGGTGCTGGAGGAGATCATCGGCCAAGCCCCGCGCACCGACATCGATGCGAAGCTTTACGAGCCGATGCGACGTCACACGACGATGCTGGTGGGTGGCCCGGCGCAGTATTGGATCGAGCCGCACAGCTTCGAGGCCTTCGCGGCGGTGGTGAATTGCTGCCGCGAGCGCGGTATCGCGATGCGCGTGGTCGGCCGCGGTTCGAACCTGCTGGTGCGCGACGGGGGGATCCGCGGTGCGGTGATCCACCCGACGGGCGGGGCCTTCACGGAGTGCCGTGCGGAGGATGGCAAGATCATCGCGGGTGCCGGTGTGCGCTTGAAGAAGCTGGCGAGCGTCGCGCAAGCGGCGGGGATCGGCGGCTTTGAGTGGATGGAAGGCATTCCCGGCAACGTAGGGGGTGCGCTGCGGATGAATGCGGGCGCGATGGGCACGGAGACTTTCGACCAGGTGGTGAGCGTGACCTTCCTCGATGAGGACGGGGAGATTCGCACGCGCTCGCGCGAGGCGATCGTCTCGAACTACCGGGATGTGCCAGAGCTGCGGCGGAACTTCGCGCTGCAAGCGGTCTTCGAAGGCAAGCCGGACACGGCGGAGGCGATTCAAGGACGCTGGGATGCCTCGCGTGCCAAGCGCCGTGCCTCCCAACCGGTGGCGGCGAGTGCCGGATGTATTTTCAAGAACCCCACCGAAGTGCCGGCGGGCAAGCTAGTGGACGAGCTGGGCCTGAAGGGGAGCGGCGAGGGCAAGGCCCGCGTCTCCGAGGTCCACGGCAATTTCATCGTCAACGGCGGTGGTGCGACGGCAAGCGACGTGCTTGCGATGATCGAGCGCATCAAGGCCTCGGCCCGCGAGACCCGCGGAATCGAACTCGAGACCGAAGTGAAGGTGCTCGGGGAAGATGATTTCACTTTCTGACCCCATGATCCCCGACAATCTCCTCATCGCCGTCCTGATGGGCGGTCCCGGTTCCGAGCGCGAAGTCTCGCTGGCTTCCGGGAAGGCCGTGCTCAAGGCGCTTCAAGCTGCGGGCTGCAATGCCGTGGGCGTGGATGTGAAGGATGCCGACTTCGAACTGCCGGAGGGCACCGGGCTGGCCTACAACGTGATTCACGGAACCTTCGGTGAGGACGGCCAGCTCCAGTCCCTGCTGGAGAGCCGCGGTATTCCTTACACCGGTGCGGGCGTGGCCAGTAGCAAGACCGCCTTCGACAAGAATCTGGCGAAGGAGAAGTTCCTGGCGGCGGGTGTGCCGACGCCGGCTTCGGAGATCGTGGATGTGTCAGGCGGCGTGCGCTTGCCGTCCATCCCCGTGCCCTTCGTGGTGAAGCCGCCGCGCGAGGGATCGAGCGTCGGTGTGACCATCGTGAAGGAAGAGAGCCAAGCGCTGCCGGCGATGGAAACCGCGGCGAAGTATGGCAACGACATCCTGGTCGAGGCTTTCGTCGAAGGTAAGGAACTGACCGTCGGGATCCTGGATGATGCGGCGATGCCGATCGTCCACATCGCACCGCGCGATGGCTTCTACGACATGGCGAACAAGTATCCGTGGCTGTCCGGCGGGGTCGGCAGCGACTACTACTGCCCGGCTGATCTGGATGCCGAGACCACGCGACGCGTGCAAGAGGCCGCGCTGGCCGGGCATCGCTCGCTGGGCGTGGAGGTTTACTCGCGTGTCGACGTGCTGCTGGACGCCGCGGGCAACCCTTTCGTGCTGGAGGCGAACACCATCCCCGGCATGACCGAGACCAGCCTGCTGCCGAAGTCCGCCGCAGCGCACGGAATCGATTTCCCGGCCTTGTGCCTGCGCATCGCCGAGCTCTCGCTGGCCGCCCGTTCGAAGTAATCACCCTTCCCGCTTCGCCCCCATGTTCAAGAAACGCACCACCCGTGTCCGTCACAGCAAGGAGCTCACCCGCTTGCAGGTGAATGTCCTGTCGCCGCGCATCGTGTGGTTCGGCTTCCTGAAGGCGTGCCGCCAGACCGTGAAGGTGGCAGTGCTGGTGACCTTGGGGGTGGCCGCGGTGTGGGGGATTCGTGAGCTGATCCAGAAGGGTCTTGTAGAGAACAAGGAATTCCAACTGCAAGCGATCGAGCTGACGCCGAATCCGGCGATCGACGAGCGGCGCTTGATCAAGGTGGCCGGCATCGACATCAACGGCAGCCTCTTCGATTGCGATGCGGGCAAGATCGAGGAGACCCTGCGGGCGCTGCCGGAGCTATCGGCGGCATCGGTGCGGAGGGAGTTTCCCGGAACCTTGGTGGTCGAGGTGATTGCTCGTGAGCCCTACCTCTGGGTGGCGAGCACGAATCAGGAGGTGCAGCCGCGCGACCCTGAGAAGGGCTTGGTGGTGGATCGGCAGGGAATCGTCTTCCATTGCCCGCCCGCGCTCCATGCCAAAGCGGAACTGCTGCCTTTGATCCAACTGAGCGAGGGCGGTGAACCGCTCGTGCCCGGCAAGCCGGTGGTGCATCCGGAGTATGATCGTCTGCGGCGCTTGTATCAGGTGGCCTGCCGGGAAATCCCGGTGGCGGAGTCCTGGGTCTATCTTCTCCGCCAGAGCCGCGAGTGGTCGCTGGAACTGGTTTCACGCGACGGGACCGAGGCCTGCTTCGGTCTGGGTGACCACGAGCGGCAGATGAAGGATCTCAAATCCGCCTTGGATCACGCCCGCGAACGCGAGCAGCAGATTGCCTCGATCGAATTGATCCCCGAGCGAAACATCCCGGTGAAGCTGCGCGGCGGCGTGCCCCGCGCGATTCTCATCGACGAGCCCGCCCCCGCAGGTGTGCCGGACCGGCGCGCCCGCGATCTCAACGACCTCCTCAACCGTTAATCACGTACATGGCCCGCTCGAAAATCCACGTCGGCCTCGAAATCGGCACCAGCAAGATCTGCATGGTGGTCGGCGAGGTGAAGTCGGATGGCTCCGTCAAGATCCTTGGCGTCGGCCAATCGAAGTCGGTCGGCGTCAAGAAAGGGGAGATCTACGATTTCCCACAGGTGCGCGCCTGTGTGAAGGACGCGCTGGTGAAGGCGGAGGACGCGAGCGATGTGGAGATCGGCAGCGTCTATCTGGCGATCACCGGCGCGCACATCCAAGGCGTGAACAACCGTGGCAGCTTCCGCCTGCCGGACGACGAATCGGTTATCGCGCCGTCCCACGTGCAGGAGGCGAAGGAGATCGCCCGCGCGGTGGCGATCCCGCCGGACCATGTCTACCTGCACCACATCATCCGGCGCTATGGCGTGGATGGTTTCGAGCATGCGACCACGCCGATCGGGCTTTCCGGCAAGACGGTGGATGCGGACTTCCACGTGATCCACGGCATCCGCTCGCGGATCGAGAACCAGATCAAATGCGTGCGGGAGATGCCGCTTGATATCGATGACCTGGTGTTTTCCCCGATCGCCTCCGCGCAGGTGGCGCTCGACCGTGAATCGAAGGAGCGTGGTGCGCTGGTGATCGATATCGGCGGCGGCACCACCGACTACGTCCTGTATCTGGATGGAGCGGTGGAGGCGACCGGCTGCATCCCGGTGGGTGGTGACCACGTCACGAACGACATTCACCTGGTGACCGGCCTGGCCTTCTCGAAGGCGGAGATCCTGAAGATCCGCGAAGGCGATGCCTCGGCGGATCCTGCGCGCTCGGTGGGCCTGATCAAGGTGGCGGACGAGAAGGGCTTCGCCGAAGCCGAGGTGAAGCGGCAGTTGCTGAACGACATCATCCGCCAGCGTCTCGAAGAAACCTTGCGCCTGCTGCAGCGGCGTTTGCCGGATGGAGCGGTCGAGCGGATCGGCACGGGCGTTTTCCTCTCCGGGGGGACCAGCCTGATGCGCGGATTCGGCGAATTGGCGCACGACATCTTCAAGCGGGACATCTACCGTCCGGAGCCGCCGGAACTCAGCGGCGTACAAGCGAATTTCAAGGACCCCCAATTCACCACCGCCATCGGCCTGATCCGCTATGCGCAGATCATCGAGGCGGAACGCGAGCCAAAACGTGGAGTCTTCCGCAAGCTCGGTAATGTGCTCTGGCCCTTTTCACGATAAACCCTCACCAGGCGGCCTGTCCGCCCCACTTCG contains the following coding sequences:
- a CDS encoding cell division protein FtsQ/DivIB gives rise to the protein MFKKRTTRVRHSKELTRLQVNVLSPRIVWFGFLKACRQTVKVAVLVTLGVAAVWGIRELIQKGLVENKEFQLQAIELTPNPAIDERRLIKVAGIDINGSLFDCDAGKIEETLRALPELSAASVRREFPGTLVVEVIAREPYLWVASTNQEVQPRDPEKGLVVDRQGIVFHCPPALHAKAELLPLIQLSEGGEPLVPGKPVVHPEYDRLRRLYQVACREIPVAESWVYLLRQSREWSLELVSRDGTEACFGLGDHERQMKDLKSALDHAREREQQIASIELIPERNIPVKLRGGVPRAILIDEPAPAGVPDRRARDLNDLLNR
- the ftsA gene encoding cell division protein FtsA gives rise to the protein MARSKIHVGLEIGTSKICMVVGEVKSDGSVKILGVGQSKSVGVKKGEIYDFPQVRACVKDALVKAEDASDVEIGSVYLAITGAHIQGVNNRGSFRLPDDESVIAPSHVQEAKEIARAVAIPPDHVYLHHIIRRYGVDGFEHATTPIGLSGKTVDADFHVIHGIRSRIENQIKCVREMPLDIDDLVFSPIASAQVALDRESKERGALVIDIGGGTTDYVLYLDGAVEATGCIPVGGDHVTNDIHLVTGLAFSKAEILKIREGDASADPARSVGLIKVADEKGFAEAEVKRQLLNDIIRQRLEETLRLLQRRLPDGAVERIGTGVFLSGGTSLMRGFGELAHDIFKRDIYRPEPPELSGVQANFKDPQFTTAIGLIRYAQIIEAEREPKRGVFRKLGNVLWPFSR
- the murC gene encoding UDP-N-acetylmuramate--L-alanine ligase, whose product is MNDLNLTDRDRPLRIHLIGVAGSGMSGLALLLLGMGHRVSGSDKVTSAETERMQRLGLIFSSPPTAEAVSGADVVVYSSAIRPENPAYAAAVAAGIPVIRRAECLAAILHTKKGIVVSGTHGKTTTSSMVAHALREAALQPSHYVGAEIPVLGANAKWSEDGEWMVAEGDESDGTLALYRPACSIILNIEAEHLDHYKDLDEIKAVFATLVKQTSGPVVYCKECAVATEVASKSAQPVSYGWSGADYTAAEIRELRGATAFTVVKNGEMLGDVELGIPGRHNVLNALAAIATADQLGADFRLVSRALNTFAGAKRRFETKYLSSRVRIVDDYGHHPTELAATLQTARSLKPGRVVVLFQPHRYTRTQALADDFGKVLQAADHVFVTDVYPASEPPIPGISGDTIVQAAKKLGCDHVVSLPSLATAHHTVGNFLEPGDLLITLGAGNVHEAGTKIAQHLKVLEEIIGQAPRTDIDAKLYEPMRRHTTMLVGGPAQYWIEPHSFEAFAAVVNCCRERGIAMRVVGRGSNLLVRDGGIRGAVIHPTGGAFTECRAEDGKIIAGAGVRLKKLASVAQAAGIGGFEWMEGIPGNVGGALRMNAGAMGTETFDQVVSVTFLDEDGEIRTRSREAIVSNYRDVPELRRNFALQAVFEGKPDTAEAIQGRWDASRAKRRASQPVAASAGCIFKNPTEVPAGKLVDELGLKGSGEGKARVSEVHGNFIVNGGGATASDVLAMIERIKASARETRGIELETEVKVLGEDDFTF
- a CDS encoding D-alanine--D-alanine ligase encodes the protein MIPDNLLIAVLMGGPGSEREVSLASGKAVLKALQAAGCNAVGVDVKDADFELPEGTGLAYNVIHGTFGEDGQLQSLLESRGIPYTGAGVASSKTAFDKNLAKEKFLAAGVPTPASEIVDVSGGVRLPSIPVPFVVKPPREGSSVGVTIVKEESQALPAMETAAKYGNDILVEAFVEGKELTVGILDDAAMPIVHIAPRDGFYDMANKYPWLSGGVGSDYYCPADLDAETTRRVQEAALAGHRSLGVEVYSRVDVLLDAAGNPFVLEANTIPGMTETSLLPKSAAAHGIDFPALCLRIAELSLAARSK